From Camelina sativa cultivar DH55 chromosome 7, Cs, whole genome shotgun sequence, one genomic window encodes:
- the LOC104702423 gene encoding calvin cycle protein CP12-3, chloroplastic-like: protein MMMMMSAAASHVRVVLPLHQQRRTISIGSEIFRLSQTEPRRFKLTIATNVTAKYKGTKMREEKLSEMIEEKVKEATEVCDTDERSEECRVAWDEVEEVSQARSDLRIKLKLLNQDPLESFWQENPETDECRVYQD, encoded by the coding sequence atgatgatgatgatgtcggCGGCGGCGAGCCACGTAAGAGTGGTGCTTCCGTTACACCAGCAGCGACGGACGATCTCAATCGGATCGGAGATTTTCCGACTGAGTCAAACAGAACCTAGGCGATTCAAGCTGACGATTGCAACGAATGTGACTGCGAAGTACAAGGGGACGaaaatgagagaagagaagctatCGGAGATGATAGAGGAGAAAGTGAAGGAAGCGACGGAGGTTTGTGACACGGACGAGAGATCAGAGGAGTGTAGAGTGGCGTGGGACGAAGTTGAAGAGGTGAGTCAAGCCAGATCAGATCTAAGGATCAAACTGAAGCTACTCAACCAGGATCCTCTCGAGAGTTTCTGGCAAGAGAATCCTGAGACCGACGAGTGTCGAGTCTACCAAGATTAA